Part of the Streptomyces sp. NBC_01353 genome, TCGCCGCCCGGCCCAAGAAGTTCATCATGGACATGTTCCCGTACCCCTCGGGCGCGGGCCTGCACGTCGGCCACCCGCTGGGCTACATCGCCACGGATGTCTTCGCCCGTCACCAGCGCATGACCGGCCACAACGTGCTGCACACCCTGGGCTTCGACGCCTTCGGCCTGCCGGCCGAGCAGTACGCCGTGCAGACGGGCACGCACCCGCGCGTGTCCACCGAGGCCAACATGGAGAACATGAAGGTCCAGCTGCGCCGGCTGGGCCTGGGCCACGACAAGCGCCGGTCCTTCGCCACGATCGACCCGGACTACTACAAGTGGACCCAGTGGATCTTTCTGCAGATCTACAACTCCTGGTACGACGACGAGGCCAAGAAGGCCCGCCCGATCGCCGAGCTGGTCGAGCAGTTCGAGAACGGCACCCGTGACGTTCCGGGCTCCACGCGGGCGTGGAGCGAGCTGACCGCAGCCGAGCGCGCCGACGTCCTGGGCGAGTACCGCCTGGCCTACGCCTCCGACGCGCCGGTCAACTGGTGCCCCGGTCTGGGCACGGTCCTGGCCAACGAGGAGGTCACCGCCGACGGCCGTTCCGAGCGCGGCAACTTCCCCGTCTTCAAGTCCAAGCTGCGCCAGTGGAACATGCGCATCACCGCCTACGCGGACCGCCTGCTGGACGACCTGGACGCGCTGGACTGGCCCGAGGCCATCAAGCTGCAGCAGCGGAACTGGATCGGCCGCTCCGAGGGCGCCCGCGTCGACTTCCAGGTCGGCGAGGCCGGCGCGATCACCGTCTTCACCACCCGCCAGGACACCCTGTTCGGCGCCACCTACATGGTGCTGGCACCGGAGCACGACCTGGTCGAGAAGATCGTCCCGGACGCCTGGCCCGCCGGCACCCACGACGTGTGGACGGGCGGACACGCCACCCCGGCCGACGCCGTCGCCGCGTACCGCAAGCAGGCCGCCTCCAAGTCCGACGTCGAGCGGCAGGCCGAGGCCAAGGACAAGACCGGCGTCTTCACCGGCGCGTACGCGACCAACCCGGTCAGCGGCGAGCAGGTCCCGGTCTTCATCGCCGACTACGTCCTGATGGGCTACGGCACCGGCGCGATCATGGCCGTCCCCGCCCACGACACCCGCGACTTCGCCTTCGCGCGCGCCTTCGAGCTGCCGATGCGCTGCGTCGTCGAGCCGAGCGACGACCGCGGTACCGACCCGTCCACGTGGGACGACGCGTTCGGCTCCTACGAGGCGAAGCTGGTCAACTCCGCCAACGACGAGATCTCCCTGGACGGCCTGGGCGTCGTCGACGCCAAGGCGAAGATCACCGCCTGGCTGGCCGACCGCGGCATCGGCGAGGGCACCGTCAACTTCCGGCTGCGTGACTGGCTGTTCAGCCGTCAGCGCTACTGGGGCGAGCCCTTCCCGATCGTCTACGACGAGGACGCCGTCGCACACGCGCTGCCCGAGTCGATGCTGCCGCTGGAACTGCCGGAGGTCGACGACTACTCGCCGCGCACCTTCGACCCGGACGACGCCGACACCCAGCCCGAGACGCCACTGTCCCGCAACGAGGACTGGGTCGACGTCACCCTGGACCTGGGCGACGGCCCGAAGAAGTACCGCCGCGAGACCAACACCATGCCCAACTGGGCCGGTTCCTGCTGGTACGAGCTGCGCTACCTGGACCCGAACAACTCCGAGAAGCTGGTCGACCCGGCGATCGAGCAGTACTGGATGGGTCCGCGCGAAGGCATGCCCACCGGCGGCGTCGACCTGTACGTGGGCGGTGCCGAGCACGCCGTACTGCACCTGCTGTACGCGCGGTTCTGGTCCAAGGTGCTGTTCGACCTGGGCCACGTCTCCTCGGCCGAGCCGTTCCACAAGCTGTACAACCAGGGCATGATCCAGGCCTTCGTCTACCGCGACGCGCGCGGCATCGCCGTGTCGGCGGCCGACGTCGAGGAGCGGGACGGCGGCTACTGGTACCAGGGCGAGAAGGTCAGCCGCGTCCTGGGCAAGATGGGCAAGTCCCTGAAGAACGCGGTCACCCCGGACGAGATCTGCGCCGAGTTCGGTGCCGACACCCTGCGCCTGTACGAGATGGCGATGGGCCCGCTGGACGTCTCCCGCCCGTGGGACACGCGCGCGGTCGTCGGCCAGTACCGGCTGCTGCAGCGCCTGTGGCGCAACATCGTCGACGAGTCGACGGGTGAGGTCACCGTCGTGGACGCCGAGCCCGACGAGGACGCCCTGCGCGCCCTGCACAAGGCGATCGACGGTGTCTCGCAGGACATGGCGGCCATGCGCTTCAACACCGCCATCGCCAAGGTGACCGAGCTGAACAACCACCTGACCAAGGTGGGCGGCCCGGTCTCCCGCTCGGTCGCCGAGCGGCTGGTGCTGCTGGTCGCCCCGCTGGCCCCGCACATCGCGGAGGAGCTGTGGCGCAAGCTGGGCCACACCGACTCGGTCGTCCACCAGGACTTCCCGGTCGCCGACCCCGCGTACGTCGTGGACGAGACCGTGACCTGCGTCGTGCAGATCAAGGGCAAGGTCAAGGCGCGCCTGGAGGTCTCCCCGTCCATCACGGACGCGGAACTGGAGGCGCTGGCGCTCGGCGACGCGAACGTCGTCGCGGCGCTGGGCGGCGCGGAGATCCGCAAGGTGATCGTGCGCGCCCCGAAGCTGGTCAACATCGTCGCCTGACGGTTGCCTGAACCGTCGCCGCCGGTCTCGGCGGCGACGGAGGTATGGGGGGCATCCCCTACGGGCAGGTTGAGGGTTCCGATGGAACCCTCGGCCTGCCCGTTCCGT contains:
- the leuS gene encoding leucine--tRNA ligase — encoded protein: MSEMNSAAETAAPHRYTADMAADIEARWQDFWDAEGTYEAPNPTGDLAGDPAIAARPKKFIMDMFPYPSGAGLHVGHPLGYIATDVFARHQRMTGHNVLHTLGFDAFGLPAEQYAVQTGTHPRVSTEANMENMKVQLRRLGLGHDKRRSFATIDPDYYKWTQWIFLQIYNSWYDDEAKKARPIAELVEQFENGTRDVPGSTRAWSELTAAERADVLGEYRLAYASDAPVNWCPGLGTVLANEEVTADGRSERGNFPVFKSKLRQWNMRITAYADRLLDDLDALDWPEAIKLQQRNWIGRSEGARVDFQVGEAGAITVFTTRQDTLFGATYMVLAPEHDLVEKIVPDAWPAGTHDVWTGGHATPADAVAAYRKQAASKSDVERQAEAKDKTGVFTGAYATNPVSGEQVPVFIADYVLMGYGTGAIMAVPAHDTRDFAFARAFELPMRCVVEPSDDRGTDPSTWDDAFGSYEAKLVNSANDEISLDGLGVVDAKAKITAWLADRGIGEGTVNFRLRDWLFSRQRYWGEPFPIVYDEDAVAHALPESMLPLELPEVDDYSPRTFDPDDADTQPETPLSRNEDWVDVTLDLGDGPKKYRRETNTMPNWAGSCWYELRYLDPNNSEKLVDPAIEQYWMGPREGMPTGGVDLYVGGAEHAVLHLLYARFWSKVLFDLGHVSSAEPFHKLYNQGMIQAFVYRDARGIAVSAADVEERDGGYWYQGEKVSRVLGKMGKSLKNAVTPDEICAEFGADTLRLYEMAMGPLDVSRPWDTRAVVGQYRLLQRLWRNIVDESTGEVTVVDAEPDEDALRALHKAIDGVSQDMAAMRFNTAIAKVTELNNHLTKVGGPVSRSVAERLVLLVAPLAPHIAEELWRKLGHTDSVVHQDFPVADPAYVVDETVTCVVQIKGKVKARLEVSPSITDAELEALALGDANVVAALGGAEIRKVIVRAPKLVNIVA